A genomic segment from Microbulbifer elongatus encodes:
- the ggt gene encoding gamma-glutamyltransferase, protein MKRFVSLACSTTLSGLLITSACLAAPAMQAPTEVQPEIATGRTEIKAATADTSMAVTANPHASDAAAQILANGGTAVDAAIAAQLVLGLVEPQSSGIGGGAFMLSYRADDKKLYSYDGRETAPMAVDENYFIRDGKPRGFLDAVIGGYSVGVPGVMRMLALAHKRDGRLPWKDLFHPAVELAENGFAISPRLYQLADRLPRVAARPAIREYLFGEDGKPRPVGRILKNPEYAATLKLLADKGARPFYQGEIAEAIVDAVRNDPINPGVMTLQDMADYQAKVRNPVCSTFFEFEVCGAAAPSSGGTTVGAILGMLQHIPLQPLGVGSAELTHLFVEASELAFADRNTYLGDSDFVSVPTDELVAPHYLAQRAKLINLKQALPARSGEPGALSGKRIEAESPEMPNTSHLSIVDQYGNAVSMTTSIETGFGSRLLVKGFLLNNQLTDFSFVPRNAAKELVANRVQPGKRPRSSMSPTIVFNKDGSLRLIVGSPGGSRIIDYTARTILYHLSKGMPIAEAIHAGNIGAIGYRVEVEPETLSDTELKKLEAMGHKVVRKELNSGIHGIAIKDGKLYGGADTRREGSAVGN, encoded by the coding sequence GTGAAACGCTTTGTCTCTCTTGCCTGTTCCACCACCCTGTCCGGATTGCTGATCACCTCGGCCTGCCTGGCTGCGCCCGCAATGCAGGCGCCCACGGAAGTCCAGCCGGAAATTGCCACTGGACGCACGGAAATCAAAGCCGCCACGGCGGACACCTCTATGGCGGTCACCGCCAACCCCCATGCCTCCGACGCCGCGGCGCAGATACTCGCCAATGGCGGCACCGCGGTGGATGCCGCCATTGCCGCGCAGCTGGTGCTCGGGCTGGTGGAACCCCAGTCCTCCGGGATCGGCGGCGGCGCCTTTATGCTGAGTTACCGCGCCGATGACAAGAAGCTGTACTCCTACGACGGCCGAGAAACCGCCCCCATGGCAGTGGATGAAAACTACTTTATCCGCGACGGCAAACCCCGCGGTTTTCTCGACGCCGTGATCGGCGGTTATTCCGTGGGCGTCCCGGGCGTGATGCGCATGCTGGCGCTGGCGCACAAACGGGATGGGAGACTGCCATGGAAGGACCTGTTCCACCCCGCCGTCGAACTCGCGGAAAACGGCTTCGCCATTTCCCCCCGCCTGTATCAACTGGCAGACCGGCTGCCACGGGTCGCCGCGCGCCCCGCGATCCGCGAATACCTGTTTGGCGAAGACGGCAAACCACGGCCGGTGGGCCGTATTCTGAAGAACCCCGAGTATGCCGCCACGCTCAAATTATTGGCCGACAAGGGCGCCCGACCCTTTTATCAGGGTGAAATTGCCGAGGCCATCGTCGACGCGGTGCGCAATGACCCGATCAACCCCGGAGTGATGACCCTGCAGGACATGGCCGACTACCAGGCCAAGGTGCGCAACCCGGTGTGCAGTACCTTTTTTGAATTTGAAGTGTGTGGCGCAGCGGCACCGTCATCCGGCGGCACCACCGTAGGGGCGATTCTCGGCATGCTGCAGCATATTCCCCTGCAGCCACTGGGAGTGGGCAGCGCCGAATTGACGCACCTGTTTGTGGAAGCGTCGGAACTGGCCTTCGCCGACCGCAATACCTACCTGGGTGACAGCGATTTTGTAAGCGTACCCACGGACGAACTGGTGGCCCCGCACTACCTTGCCCAGCGTGCGAAACTGATCAACCTGAAGCAAGCTCTGCCGGCGCGTTCCGGCGAGCCAGGTGCCCTGTCTGGCAAGCGTATTGAAGCCGAATCCCCGGAAATGCCCAACACCAGCCACCTGTCCATCGTCGATCAGTACGGCAATGCAGTGAGCATGACCACCAGCATTGAAACCGGCTTCGGCTCGCGCCTGCTGGTCAAGGGCTTCCTGCTCAATAATCAGCTCACCGACTTTTCCTTTGTGCCGCGCAATGCCGCCAAGGAGCTGGTCGCCAACCGCGTGCAGCCGGGCAAGCGCCCACGCTCATCCATGTCACCCACCATCGTGTTCAACAAGGACGGTAGCCTGCGGCTGATCGTCGGCTCCCCGGGCGGTTCGCGGATTATCGATTACACCGCGCGTACCATTCTTTATCATTTGAGCAAAGGAATGCCCATTGCAGAAGCCATCCACGCCGGTAACATCGGCGCGATCGGTTATCGGGTGGAAGTGGAGCCGGAGACACTGTCGGATACCGAACTGAAAAAACTCGAAGCCATGGGCCACAAGGTCGTGCGCAAAGAATTGAACAGCGGCATTCACGGCATCGCGATCAAAGACGGCAAGCTCTACGGCGGCGCCGATACCCGGCGGGAAGGCAGCGCGGTAGGAAATTGA
- the ftsY gene encoding signal recognition particle-docking protein FtsY — protein MEAPAAAAETEAPAPATPAKEQEKPKKEGFFARIRRGLSRTSSQFAEGMGNLFLGAKEIDEDLMEELETQLLMADVGLDATTEIIDRLTERVSRRELSNGEALYKALQEELAGLLNKVEAPLAIDQAKQPFVILVVGVNGVGKTTTIGKLAHRYLNEGKSVMLAAGDTFRAAAVEQLQVWGSRHNVPVVAQHTGADSASVIFDAIQSAQSRGVDVVIADTAGRLHNKSNLMEELSKVRRVMGKLDSSAPHEVLLVLDAGTGQNALSQAETFKDSAGVSGLVLTKLDGTAKGGVIFALAQKLGIPVRFIGVGEQAEDLQPFVAKDFVAALFNRAQG, from the coding sequence ATTGAGGCGCCGGCCGCTGCTGCCGAGACGGAAGCCCCGGCGCCAGCCACGCCGGCGAAAGAGCAGGAGAAGCCAAAGAAAGAAGGTTTCTTTGCTCGCATCCGTCGCGGTCTGTCCCGCACCAGCAGTCAGTTTGCCGAGGGTATGGGCAATCTGTTCCTGGGTGCCAAGGAGATCGATGAAGATCTGATGGAGGAGCTGGAGACCCAGCTGCTGATGGCGGATGTGGGCCTGGATGCGACCACGGAGATTATCGATCGCCTGACCGAGCGGGTTTCCCGCCGCGAGCTGTCCAATGGTGAGGCGTTGTACAAGGCGTTGCAGGAGGAGCTGGCGGGCTTGCTCAATAAAGTGGAGGCGCCGCTGGCCATTGATCAGGCGAAGCAGCCGTTTGTGATTCTGGTGGTGGGCGTGAATGGTGTGGGCAAGACCACGACCATTGGCAAGCTGGCGCATCGCTATCTGAACGAGGGCAAGTCGGTGATGTTGGCGGCGGGGGATACGTTCCGCGCGGCGGCGGTGGAGCAGCTGCAGGTGTGGGGAAGCCGTCACAATGTGCCGGTGGTGGCCCAGCATACGGGGGCCGATAGCGCCTCTGTCATCTTTGATGCGATACAGTCTGCCCAGTCCCGGGGTGTGGATGTGGTGATTGCGGATACGGCGGGCCGCCTGCACAACAAGTCCAATCTGATGGAGGAGTTGTCGAAGGTGCGCCGGGTGATGGGCAAGCTGGACAGTTCTGCTCCCCATGAGGTGTTGCTGGTGCTGGATGCGGGCACCGGGCAGAACGCGTTGTCCCAGGCGGAGACCTTCAAGGATTCGGCGGGGGTTTCCGGTCTGGTGCTGACGAAGCTCGATGGTACGGCCAAGGGCGGGGTGATTTTCGCGCTGGCGCAGAAGCTGGGGATTCCGGTACGCTTTATTGGCGTCGGGGAGCAGGCAGAGGATTTGCAGCCGTTTGTAGCCAAGGACTTTGTGGCGGCGCTGTTTAATCGCGCTCAGGGGTGA
- the ftsE gene encoding cell division ATP-binding protein FtsE has protein sequence MIQFDNVNKRYESGQDALGRVSLEIDRAEMVFLTGHSGAGKSTLLKLLTAIERPTRGSIIVGGQNLNRLRNGQIPYYRRNLGIVFQNHQLLFDRTVFDNVALPLSVSGCSKREVGRRVRAALDKVGLLHKEKQNPIVLSGGEQQRVGIARAVVNKPALLVADEPTGNLDPKLSEEIMNLFRQFNAVGTTVLIASHDLELIARMRQRVLTLQQGQLIYDGYPSREPAY, from the coding sequence ATGATCCAGTTTGATAACGTCAATAAACGCTACGAGTCCGGCCAGGATGCCCTGGGGCGTGTCAGTCTGGAAATCGATCGCGCTGAGATGGTGTTTCTCACCGGTCATTCTGGCGCCGGTAAAAGTACCCTGCTGAAACTGCTTACTGCCATCGAGCGCCCTACCCGCGGCAGCATCATCGTTGGCGGCCAGAATCTGAATCGGCTGCGTAACGGCCAGATCCCCTACTACCGTCGCAATCTCGGCATCGTGTTCCAGAATCACCAGTTGCTATTCGATCGCACCGTGTTCGATAACGTGGCGCTGCCGCTTTCCGTGTCTGGCTGCAGTAAGCGTGAGGTGGGCCGGCGGGTGCGGGCGGCGTTGGATAAGGTGGGGTTGCTGCACAAGGAGAAGCAGAATCCGATTGTGCTCTCCGGTGGTGAGCAGCAGCGGGTGGGGATTGCGCGGGCGGTGGTTAACAAGCCGGCGCTGCTGGTGGCGGATGAGCCGACCGGTAACCTGGACCCGAAGCTCTCCGAGGAGATCATGAATCTGTTTCGGCAGTTCAATGCGGTGGGTACCACGGTGTTGATTGCGAGCCACGATCTCGAGCTGATTGCGCGGATGCGCCAGCGGGTGCTGACCCTGCAGCAGGGCCAATTGATCTACGACGGATACCCGAGCCGTGAACCAGCGTATTAA
- the sugE gene encoding quaternary ammonium compound efflux SMR transporter SugE, giving the protein MANPWLLLLIAGLLEVGWAIGLKYTQGFTKPLPSVLTIVTMIASFYFLAQALKTIPVGTGYAVWTGIGAVGTAILGIVLFAESTALPRLLCIGLIVAGIAGLKLTSAV; this is encoded by the coding sequence ATGGCCAATCCCTGGTTATTGTTATTGATTGCCGGACTGCTGGAAGTGGGCTGGGCCATTGGCCTCAAATACACCCAGGGCTTCACTAAACCGCTGCCCAGTGTCCTCACAATCGTGACCATGATCGCCAGTTTTTATTTCCTCGCCCAGGCACTGAAAACCATTCCCGTCGGTACCGGCTACGCGGTGTGGACCGGTATCGGTGCCGTGGGTACAGCCATTCTCGGCATCGTACTGTTTGCAGAGTCCACCGCCTTGCCGCGGCTGTTGTGTATCGGATTGATTGTTGCCGGGATTGCCGGACTGAAACTCACCTCTGCAGTCTGA
- the coaD gene encoding pantetheine-phosphate adenylyltransferase, whose amino-acid sequence MKKVVYPGTFDPITNGHMDLVERACRLFDHVVVAVAASTRKNPLFTMEERVELAQQELAHLDNIEVIGFDILLADLVRQLDAHGVVRGLRAVSDFEYEFQLANMNRQLAPQMESLFLTPAEHLSYISSSLVREIASLGGDVTKFVPPGVQKALQEKYSR is encoded by the coding sequence ATGAAAAAAGTGGTTTACCCGGGTACCTTTGACCCCATCACCAATGGTCATATGGACCTTGTGGAGCGGGCCTGCCGCCTGTTTGATCACGTGGTGGTTGCCGTTGCCGCCAGCACCCGTAAAAACCCGCTGTTCACCATGGAAGAACGGGTGGAACTGGCCCAGCAGGAGCTGGCCCACCTGGACAATATCGAAGTGATCGGCTTCGATATCCTGCTCGCGGATCTGGTGCGCCAACTGGATGCCCACGGTGTCGTGCGCGGCCTGCGCGCGGTATCCGACTTCGAGTACGAATTCCAGCTCGCCAATATGAATCGCCAGCTGGCACCACAGATGGAAAGCCTGTTTCTGACACCGGCGGAGCACCTTTCCTATATTTCTTCCTCTCTGGTGCGCGAGATCGCCTCCCTCGGTGGCGATGTCACCAAGTTCGTCCCCCCCGGCGTGCAGAAAGCCCTGCAGGAAAAATACAGCCGCTAA
- the rsmD gene encoding 16S rRNA (guanine(966)-N(2))-methyltransferase RsmD codes for MPRNRRPSSPASPPVSQLRIIGGRWRGRKVAFAPIEGLRPTGDRLRETLFNWLQFHLPGARCLDLFAGSGALGLEALSRGAAQVDFVELNRGAAQILRQQLDVLEAEGAQVHNCPAEVFLSQPAAPFDVIFVDPPFANDLWTTALAGLMEAGCVGEDTLIYVESPRNIQITVPASWQLEKEKQAGQVCMRLFRA; via the coding sequence ATGCCCAGAAACCGCCGCCCCAGTTCCCCGGCCTCGCCCCCCGTATCCCAATTGCGCATCATCGGCGGCCGCTGGCGCGGGCGTAAAGTCGCCTTCGCCCCCATTGAAGGGTTGCGTCCCACCGGCGACCGGTTGCGCGAGACGCTGTTCAACTGGCTGCAGTTTCACCTGCCCGGGGCCCGCTGCCTGGACCTGTTTGCCGGCTCCGGCGCCCTGGGCCTGGAAGCCCTGAGCCGTGGCGCTGCACAGGTCGACTTCGTGGAGCTGAATCGGGGCGCCGCACAGATACTCCGGCAGCAGCTGGATGTATTGGAAGCCGAGGGCGCCCAGGTGCACAACTGCCCCGCGGAAGTGTTTCTGAGCCAGCCCGCAGCCCCCTTTGATGTGATCTTTGTCGACCCACCCTTTGCCAATGACCTGTGGACAACCGCACTGGCGGGCCTGATGGAAGCCGGCTGTGTCGGCGAAGACACCCTGATCTACGTGGAATCCCCCCGTAATATTCAAATCACCGTGCCCGCCAGCTGGCAGCTGGAAAAGGAAAAGCAGGCCGGACAGGTCTGCATGCGGCTATTTAGGGCGTGA
- the ftsX gene encoding permease-like cell division protein FtsX, which produces MNQRIKSTSARTSPQAPERARSTGAVTARTGMGDRFSSWLDHHREMWRESWVRFFASPMSSGMTALVIAIALALPAALQLGLTNFQKAVAGWDGQPQISVFLHKRAKQSAVTSFADDLRGDPLVAQVTYISPEQALAEFQQASGLGDALLGMDSNPLPAVLLVRPRGSDSAALESLAERLRESALTDSVVLDMAWVQRLANLTELGRRMSLGLAFLLALGVLLVVVNSIRLHIENRRDEILVVKLVGATDAFVRRPFLYTGLVYGLVGGLIAWLLVSLGVWLLAGPVSGLANLYGSGFRLDGPGFTYLIGLAGGAALLGLTGAWLAVARHISAIQPR; this is translated from the coding sequence GTGAACCAGCGTATTAAGTCTACTTCTGCCAGAACTTCCCCCCAGGCCCCCGAGCGCGCCCGCTCCACCGGCGCGGTGACCGCGCGTACCGGAATGGGTGATCGCTTCAGCAGCTGGCTGGATCACCACCGGGAGATGTGGCGGGAGTCCTGGGTACGTTTTTTTGCCTCGCCCATGTCCAGTGGTATGACCGCGCTGGTGATCGCCATTGCGCTGGCGCTGCCGGCGGCATTGCAGTTGGGGCTTACCAACTTTCAGAAGGCGGTGGCTGGTTGGGACGGGCAGCCGCAGATTTCGGTGTTCCTGCACAAGCGCGCCAAGCAGAGTGCGGTCACGTCCTTTGCGGACGATCTGCGCGGTGATCCACTGGTGGCGCAGGTGACGTACATTTCTCCGGAGCAGGCGCTGGCGGAATTTCAGCAGGCGTCCGGGCTCGGGGATGCGCTGCTGGGAATGGACAGCAACCCGTTGCCGGCGGTGTTGCTGGTGCGCCCACGGGGTTCCGACAGTGCTGCGCTGGAGTCTCTGGCCGAGCGCCTGCGCGAGAGTGCGCTGACCGACTCCGTGGTGCTGGATATGGCCTGGGTGCAACGGCTGGCGAACCTGACCGAGCTGGGCCGCCGTATGAGCCTGGGGCTGGCATTTCTGCTGGCGTTGGGGGTGCTACTGGTGGTGGTGAACAGCATCCGCCTGCACATCGAAAATCGCCGGGACGAGATTCTGGTGGTGAAGCTGGTGGGTGCGACGGACGCATTTGTGCGCCGACCCTTCCTGTATACCGGGCTGGTGTACGGCCTGGTGGGCGGGCTGATCGCCTGGCTGCTGGTGAGTCTCGGGGTCTGGCTGCTGGCGGGGCCGGTGAGCGGGCTGGCGAATCTCTACGGTAGCGGCTTCCGCCTCGACGGGCCGGGTTTCACTTACTTGATTGGGCTCGCCGGTGGTGCAGCCCTGTTGGGCCTGACCGGCGCCTGGCTGGCGGTGGCGCGACATATTTCGGCGATTCAACCGCGTTGA